The nucleotide sequence ATATTGCCCATTTCGGCAATTTCTGGCATCGTGTTGCGGGAGATGGTCTGCGGAGCTTTCTTgttacaattttgtaaaagaagaCCTCGCCCTCTAGATTTATTCTGCGGCTGCGAGTAGCCTTCGGTAACGTTAACGTTGGCTCGATTCGGCCTCGGGGTAAAAGCTTGACGACTGTGAGTGGCTTGGAATACGTGCGAGTGTCCATCAAAAGCGCCCGTTGTGGTTGATGAACTAGTCGTGTAATCTTCTTCGTCATCACATTCGCAAGAATCCGATGACATTGTTCGATGATACCGTCTACTCATCGTAGATCGGTGGTCAGCTCCGCTACGTTGGCCGCTCTTCGAAGCCGTCTTCTGAAACATGGCGGAAAATTTACCCATGTACTATTTTTAATACCTCCGTATGACGATAGGCTATTAAGAATTCAAGTAATTTAAATTAATCGCCCGTAGGACTAATTATTTTTTACCAAGCTTTTAATCAGATATCGAACCTTTTCCCATCAGCATGCCACATATCTCATAGGTATAGGAAAGGAttagaagaagaagacgaatcAAGTAGGATTACAATCGATTTCGGAGTACATAGACCAACGTGTACAcaatgtaagtaggtacgaaAAGCAATTCCTTGTTTAGATTTCGATTGTTTAAACAGCTCGAATAGGTTACTTCCTGCGTTCGATACGTTACgaaaatacctacgtacgtatAAATCGTTTCCATCTCGTCAGAATAATAATTGCTACTCGAACAAAAATTCTAGCACAAACATGCAACGATTTGGTATGACTAACGTTGTTAGAAATACTCGTGAATTGTAATTGTACGCTAGTAAAATGAACAACTAATGATTTCTGAAGAATATTATGTTGATAACAAAAGCAACCACCGATGCACAAGGCGATAAGGTAAAATCGCCAATATACGACTTTCGACAAGCTTACAATATTACAATGCCTACGAATAAGGTTTAGGCCAGGTATCAGTATGCCTTTTCAAATGAAGATGTAATCGAACTGTGCTGTGCTGTGTGTGGAGTGTGGAGGTGCATCTACGAGTACAGGCCCAGTATACTTGGTACGAGAAAAAATCGCAATCACACTGGAAACTCACAAAACTTTACCGGTTTGTCGACAATGAAACGAGCTGGTTTTCCTTTTTTCCGATAACAAAAGTAAATATTGAATattctttgaatttgaatacGCAAtgggcattttgaaaaaaaaaacaagatttcgcATATGCATTTCAGCGTTgccaaccaatttttcaaaaaatccctaccttggctgaaaataaaatcttaaataTCACTAAAAAtccttctttgaaaaaaaaaacacgagaaatgCATCAAACTACCATTGGGGTGAAGATTTCTGCCCACTCTTCCCTTCCATGCCATATGTACATAAATCGTTTGAAATAACtgtttcatcagtttttggtcattttcagcattttaacGATATTTTACGTAATTTGTGATaaatttgattggaattttATCGTTATTTAACAATTTGCTATAATTTGAAATCTTTACTCGTGCCAAAAAACCGAAATCGAAGTTATCaaataaacacatttttatcccagaattgaaaaaaatccctacAAATCACCAAATCCCTATATGAAAAATCcttcaagttttccaaaatgttgaaaaatcccTCAATCTAACGCTGATGCGCAGCATGAAAACTGGAgagatggttcaaaaaatttaccaaagtttctcgaattttgttttttttttcctctgttAAAATATTTCTACTATATGCTTTagatattttcttttcaacagtCAGTAAAagcataaatatattttttttttaaattctcaaaactgcaaaaaataggtaagtactgcttattttacttttttcggaTTGAAAAGCTTTCGATTAAGATGatataaacttgaaaatttcaaaacattctcGCAACAGGAtacaatttttagatttcaggGTACACAGAAGGTCATCATGATCAAAT is from Planococcus citri chromosome 1, ihPlaCitr1.1, whole genome shotgun sequence and encodes:
- the LOC135849885 gene encoding uncharacterized protein LOC135849885 isoform X2, producing MVVCRVEIESSASVIRLTASKSGQRSGADHRSTMSRRYHRTMSSDSCECDDEEDYTTSSSTTTGAFDGHSHVFQATHSRQAFTPRPNRANVNVTEGYSQPQNKSRGRGLLLQNCNKKAPQTISRNTMPEIAEMGNIKVTLPNNSGRARVVNFLLR
- the LOC135849885 gene encoding uncharacterized protein LOC135849885 isoform X1, with the protein product MVVCRVEIESSASVIRLKTASKSGQRSGADHRSTMSRRYHRTMSSDSCECDDEEDYTTSSSTTTGAFDGHSHVFQATHSRQAFTPRPNRANVNVTEGYSQPQNKSRGRGLLLQNCNKKAPQTISRNTMPEIAEMGNIKVTLPNNSGRARVVNFLLR